A region of Ammospiza nelsoni isolate bAmmNel1 chromosome 8, bAmmNel1.pri, whole genome shotgun sequence DNA encodes the following proteins:
- the SEMA4G gene encoding semaphorin-4G isoform X1 → MSAGPAHLLTTLFMAAAAMGYPSRRSASDLDATPRTTVTFDELSGVRRFTAHTLNYSTLLLEDERGILYVGARGAIFALNSSDVADGSHHTIHWEASPEKRMDCLQKGKNNKTECFNHVRFLQRLNSTHLYACGTYAFHPLCAAIDANRFMLPSHFEEGKEKCPYDPARGYTGLIVDGGLYTATRYEFRSLPDIRRNLHQRPLKTEESPLHWLNDAEFVTSVLVRESRDSPVGDDDKIYYFFMERAGEETTSFFDKSQVARVARVARVCKSDVGGKKILQRKWTSFVKARLVCYIPYYEVLRSVCSLDGGGWASTVFYAAFTLSAQWRTMEASAVCRYDISAVQRAFEGPYMEYQDWARKWSRYDGAVPEPRPGSCITDHSRRKGYNSSQDLPNNVLDFVKLHPLMFEEVKPAGGEPLLVKKNVVYSQLAVDRVQALDGRSYDVLFMGTGDGWIHKAVVVNSGIHIVEEVQVFRDLQPVESLVISHIQRSLYVGAASGIVQVPLASCAKYSSCYDCILARDPYCAWDGRACRTIATTDSTGLVQDIQSGNKGCRSSSGRGSVLWKNRTVLQGDDVLLPCDQRSNLARAVWMMNGSEVLGTGQDRLRVGVDGLLVTDTLPQHSGEYRCYGEEQGLRTLLATYSLSVLPELPRSPTAAPSPHAASQTTNDMKVAYISAIVTLVVLCTVLSIILLYMSCLEKRKGKYVLGEPRPASVELQTVSANCLRKGHREEEEEELTYPDGCLRIIPGEAPTAATSPAKELPAATPPVPPPLPAELTNGVGALPNVLRKMNGNSYMLLQQQEEPLASPLYSASFTEELSKILEKRKHTQLVEKLDESSV, encoded by the exons ATGAGCGCAGGGCCGGCACATCTCCTGACAACTCTCTTCATGGCAGCGGCAGCCATGGGCTACCCGTCACGGCGCTCTGCCTCCGACCTGGACGCCACCCCCAGGACAACAGTCACCTTTGATG AGCTGTCGGGAGTCCGGCGCTTCACGGCGCACACCCTCAACTACAGCACGCTGCTGCTGGAGGACGAGCGGGGCATCCTCTACGTGGGCGCCAGGGGAGCCATCTTCGCCCTCAACTCCAGCGACGTGGCCGACGGCTCCCACCACACG ATCCACTGGGAAGCCTCCCCAGAGAAGAGGATGGACTGCCTACAGAAGGGCAAAAACAACAAG ACCGAGTGCTTCAACCACGTGCGGTTCCTGCAGCGGCTGAACAGCACCCACCTCTATGCCTGCGGGACCTACGCCTTCCACCCGCTCTGCGCCGCCATC GATGCCAACAGGTTCATGTTGCCATCTCACTTTGAAGAAGGCAAGGAGAAATGTCCATATGACCCTGCCCGTGGCTACACTGGGCTCATTGTGG ATGGAGGCTTGTACACAGCAACACGCTACGAGTTTCGGAGCCTCCCCGACATTCGGAGGAACCTGCACCAGCGGCCACTGAAAACGGAGGAGTCCCCACTGCACTGGCTGAATG ATGCTGAGTTTGTGACCTCTGTGCTGGTCcgggagagcagggacagccctgtggGTGACGATGACAAAATCTACTACTTCTTCATGGagagggcaggagaggagacCACATCCTTCTTTGACAAGAGTCAGGTGGCCCGAGTGGCCCGGGTGGCCCGTGTTTGCAAG AGCGATGTGGGGGGGAAGAAGATTCTGCAGCGCAAGTGGACGTCCTTCGTGAAGGCACGCCTGGTCTGCTACATCCCCTACTACGAGGTGCTGCgcagtgtctgcagcctggacGGGGGCGGCTGGGCCAGCACTGTCTTCTATGCTGCCTTCACACTCTCAGCACAGTG GAGGACCATGGAGGCCTCAGCCGTGTGCCGCTATGACATCTCGGCGGTGCAGCGTGCATTCGAGGGCCCCTACATGGAGTACCAGGACTGGGCTCGCAAATGGTCCCGCTACGATGGTGCAGTGCccgagccccggcccggctcc TGCATCACGGACCACTCCCGCAGGAAGGGCTACAACTCCTCGCAGGACCTGCCCAACAATGTCCTGGACTTTGTCAAGCTGCACCCACTCATGTTTGAGGAGGTGAAGCCAGCTGGCGGGGAGCCGCTCCTGGTGAAGAAGAACGTGGTGTACAGCCAGCTGGCTGTAGACAGGGTGCAGGCCCTGGATGGCCGCTCCTACGATGTGCTCTTCATGGGGACAG gggATGGCTGGATCCACAAGGCTGTGGTGGTGAACTCTGGCATCCACATTGTGGAGGAGGTGCAGGTGTTCAGggacctgcagcctgtggagagcCTGGTGATCTCCCACATCCAG AGGAGCCTGTACGTGGGGGCAGCCAGCGGGATCGTGCAGGTGCCCCTGGCCTCCTGTGCCAAGTACTCCTCTTGCTATGACTGCATCCTTGCCCGGGACCCCTACTGTGCCTGGGATGGCAGGGCATGCCGCACCATCGCCACCACAGACAG cacagggctggtgcAGGACATTCAAAGTGGCAACAAGGGATGCCGGAGCAGCTCTGGACGGG GCTCCGTGCTGTGGAAGAACCGGACGGTGCTGCAGGGGGACgatgtgctgctgccctgtgacCAGCGCTCCAACCTGGCCCGAGCCGTGTGGATGATGAACGGCAGCGAAGTGCTGGGCACGGGGCAGGACCGGCTGCGCGTGGGGGTGGACGGGCTGCTGGTGACGGACacgctgccccagcacagcggCGAGTACCGCTGCTACGGCGAGGAGCAGGGTCTCCGGACACTGTTGGCTACCTACAGTCTCTCCGTGCTGCCCGAGCTGCCCCGCAGCCCTACGGCTGCCCCATCACCCCATGCCGCCAGCCAGACAACCAACGACATGAAGGTGGCTTACATTTCTGCCATCGTCACCTTGGTGGTGCTCTGCACCGTGCTCAGCATCATCCTCCTGTACATGTCCTGCCTGGAGAAGCGCAAGGGCAAGTATGTGCTAGGGGAGCCGCGGCCAGCCAGCGTGGAGCTGCAGACCGTCTCGGCCAACTGCCTGCGCAAGGGCCaccgggaggaggaggaggaagagctcACCTACCCCGACGGCTGCCTGCGGATCATACCCGGCGAGGCGCCCACGGCAGCCACCTCCCCAGCCAAGGAGCTGCCGGCTGCCAcgcccccagtgccacccccgcTGCCAGCTGAGCTCACCAACGGCGTGGGGGCTCTGCCCAACGTCCTGCGCAAGATGAACGGCAACAGCTACAtgttgctgcagcagcaggaggagccaCTGGCCTCCCCGCTCTACAGCGCGTCCTTCACCGAGGAGCTCAGCAAAATCCTGGAGAAGCGAAAACACACGCAACTGGTGGAAAAGCTGGACGAGAGCTCTGTGtag
- the SEMA4G gene encoding semaphorin-4G isoform X2, producing MLPSHFEEGKEKCPYDPARGYTGLIVDGGLYTATRYEFRSLPDIRRNLHQRPLKTEESPLHWLNDAEFVTSVLVRESRDSPVGDDDKIYYFFMERAGEETTSFFDKSQVARVARVARVCKSDVGGKKILQRKWTSFVKARLVCYIPYYEVLRSVCSLDGGGWASTVFYAAFTLSAQWRTMEASAVCRYDISAVQRAFEGPYMEYQDWARKWSRYDGAVPEPRPGSCITDHSRRKGYNSSQDLPNNVLDFVKLHPLMFEEVKPAGGEPLLVKKNVVYSQLAVDRVQALDGRSYDVLFMGTGDGWIHKAVVVNSGIHIVEEVQVFRDLQPVESLVISHIQRSLYVGAASGIVQVPLASCAKYSSCYDCILARDPYCAWDGRACRTIATTDSTGLVQDIQSGNKGCRSSSGRVRVPTGSVLWKNRTVLQGDDVLLPCDQRSNLARAVWMMNGSEVLGTGQDRLRVGVDGLLVTDTLPQHSGEYRCYGEEQGLRTLLATYSLSVLPELPRSPTAAPSPHAASQTTNDMKVAYISAIVTLVVLCTVLSIILLYMSCLEKRKGKYVLGEPRPASVELQTVSANCLRKGHREEEEEELTYPDGCLRIIPGEAPTAATSPAKELPAATPPVPPPLPAELTNGVGALPNVLRKMNGNSYMLLQQQEEPLASPLYSASFTEELSKILEKRKHTQLVEKLDESSV from the exons ATGTTGCCATCTCACTTTGAAGAAGGCAAGGAGAAATGTCCATATGACCCTGCCCGTGGCTACACTGGGCTCATTGTGG ATGGAGGCTTGTACACAGCAACACGCTACGAGTTTCGGAGCCTCCCCGACATTCGGAGGAACCTGCACCAGCGGCCACTGAAAACGGAGGAGTCCCCACTGCACTGGCTGAATG ATGCTGAGTTTGTGACCTCTGTGCTGGTCcgggagagcagggacagccctgtggGTGACGATGACAAAATCTACTACTTCTTCATGGagagggcaggagaggagacCACATCCTTCTTTGACAAGAGTCAGGTGGCCCGAGTGGCCCGGGTGGCCCGTGTTTGCAAG AGCGATGTGGGGGGGAAGAAGATTCTGCAGCGCAAGTGGACGTCCTTCGTGAAGGCACGCCTGGTCTGCTACATCCCCTACTACGAGGTGCTGCgcagtgtctgcagcctggacGGGGGCGGCTGGGCCAGCACTGTCTTCTATGCTGCCTTCACACTCTCAGCACAGTG GAGGACCATGGAGGCCTCAGCCGTGTGCCGCTATGACATCTCGGCGGTGCAGCGTGCATTCGAGGGCCCCTACATGGAGTACCAGGACTGGGCTCGCAAATGGTCCCGCTACGATGGTGCAGTGCccgagccccggcccggctcc TGCATCACGGACCACTCCCGCAGGAAGGGCTACAACTCCTCGCAGGACCTGCCCAACAATGTCCTGGACTTTGTCAAGCTGCACCCACTCATGTTTGAGGAGGTGAAGCCAGCTGGCGGGGAGCCGCTCCTGGTGAAGAAGAACGTGGTGTACAGCCAGCTGGCTGTAGACAGGGTGCAGGCCCTGGATGGCCGCTCCTACGATGTGCTCTTCATGGGGACAG gggATGGCTGGATCCACAAGGCTGTGGTGGTGAACTCTGGCATCCACATTGTGGAGGAGGTGCAGGTGTTCAGggacctgcagcctgtggagagcCTGGTGATCTCCCACATCCAG AGGAGCCTGTACGTGGGGGCAGCCAGCGGGATCGTGCAGGTGCCCCTGGCCTCCTGTGCCAAGTACTCCTCTTGCTATGACTGCATCCTTGCCCGGGACCCCTACTGTGCCTGGGATGGCAGGGCATGCCGCACCATCGCCACCACAGACAG cacagggctggtgcAGGACATTCAAAGTGGCAACAAGGGATGCCGGAGCAGCTCTGGACGGG TGCGTGTCCCCACAGGCTCCGTGCTGTGGAAGAACCGGACGGTGCTGCAGGGGGACgatgtgctgctgccctgtgacCAGCGCTCCAACCTGGCCCGAGCCGTGTGGATGATGAACGGCAGCGAAGTGCTGGGCACGGGGCAGGACCGGCTGCGCGTGGGGGTGGACGGGCTGCTGGTGACGGACacgctgccccagcacagcggCGAGTACCGCTGCTACGGCGAGGAGCAGGGTCTCCGGACACTGTTGGCTACCTACAGTCTCTCCGTGCTGCCCGAGCTGCCCCGCAGCCCTACGGCTGCCCCATCACCCCATGCCGCCAGCCAGACAACCAACGACATGAAGGTGGCTTACATTTCTGCCATCGTCACCTTGGTGGTGCTCTGCACCGTGCTCAGCATCATCCTCCTGTACATGTCCTGCCTGGAGAAGCGCAAGGGCAAGTATGTGCTAGGGGAGCCGCGGCCAGCCAGCGTGGAGCTGCAGACCGTCTCGGCCAACTGCCTGCGCAAGGGCCaccgggaggaggaggaggaagagctcACCTACCCCGACGGCTGCCTGCGGATCATACCCGGCGAGGCGCCCACGGCAGCCACCTCCCCAGCCAAGGAGCTGCCGGCTGCCAcgcccccagtgccacccccgcTGCCAGCTGAGCTCACCAACGGCGTGGGGGCTCTGCCCAACGTCCTGCGCAAGATGAACGGCAACAGCTACAtgttgctgcagcagcaggaggagccaCTGGCCTCCCCGCTCTACAGCGCGTCCTTCACCGAGGAGCTCAGCAAAATCCTGGAGAAGCGAAAACACACGCAACTGGTGGAAAAGCTGGACGAGAGCTCTGTGtag
- the MRPL43 gene encoding large ribosomal subunit protein mL43: MTGRGSPSRFLTAVLHNGVGRYVRQLQRLQLLFSPTAADARGARQFVEEAAQDFARQHPDVVLYVSPHSGPGPAPVLRAEYLNGTVRDELIASKTSEEIVQLATKLANQSGLDIIRIRKPFHTDNPSVQGQWHPLTNKPSILTVQGPRLQPQ, encoded by the exons ATGACGGGCCGCGGGTCTCCCAGCCGGTTCCTGACCGCCGTGCTGCACAACGGCGTGGGCCGGTACGTGCGGCAGCTCCAGCgcctgcagctcctcttcaGTCCCACCGCGGCCGACGCCCGCGGCGCCAG GCAGTTCGTGGAGGAGGCGGCACAGGACTTCGCCCGGCAGCACCCCGATGTCGTCCTCTACGTGAGCCCCCACtcgggcccgggcccggcccctgTGCTGCGGGCCGAGTACT TGAACGGGACGGTGCGGGACGAGCTCATTGCCAGCAAGACGAGTGAGGAGATCGTGCAGCTGGCCACCAAGCTGGCCAACCAGTCCGGCCTGGACATCATCCGCATCCGCAAGCCCTTCCACACTGACAACCCCAGCGTCCAGGGCCAGTGGCACCCCCTCACCAACAAACCCTCCATCCTCACCGTCCAGGGCCCACGCCTGCAGCCCCAATAA
- the TWNK gene encoding twinkle mtDNA helicase isoform X1: protein MALVPLRPGRAASRLLPLLCGGARSKGASLCPGAPGRLGQRRYKKGVLPSPDGPAPSVSITEIRQYLRAQDIPFHDGYSCLHTPSLFTGDRGDQPLSANAPFTLFIDKTTGSFLCTATLAEGTWQDFQANVEMRHHGVTPIPPANSEETEEEMRQAREDARCIWERALPLWELLDEKETKETKALFGISQVTDATLKRFGVRYLRAARSLVFPWFSPQDATLKGLKLLRVEKKGGTKTYVEETLPRFDSYRNLFGLPLIGRRDTELVLTGWELDALALHQAAGVASLALPRGASSLPPTLLPYLEQFKRITLWLGEDLRSWEAAKLFARKLSLKRCSLVRPGNLQPRPLEALNQGLNVTKILRSALLASHKSIISFRQLREEVFGELVNTEQVSGVKWARFPELNKLLKGHRRGELTIFTGPTGSGKTTFISEYALDLCMQGVCTLWGSFEINNVRLAKIMLTQFAGRRLEDQLELYDEWADRFEELPLYFMTFHGQQNIKTVIDTMQHAVYMYDITHVVVDNLQFMMGHEHLSVDRLAAQDFIVGAFRKFATDNTCHITLIIHPRKEDDEKELQTASIFGSAKASQEADNVLILQDRKLVTGPGKRYLQVSKNRFDGDVGIFPLEFSKASLSFSSSKSKVRLKKMKEEKEILANKIVEGGSGASKKP from the exons ATGGCGCTGGTGCCCCTGCGGCCCGGGAGAGCCGCCAGCCGCCTGCTGCCGCTGCTGTGCGGGGGGGCCAGGAGCAAGGGAGCCTCGCTGTGCCCCGGCGCGCCGGGCCGCCTCGGCCAGCGGCGCTACAAGAAGGGCGTGCTGCCCTCCCCCGACGGGCCCGCGCCCTCCGTCTCCATCACCGAGATCCGCCAGTACCTGCGGGCGCAGGACATCCCCTTCCACGATGGGTACAGCTGCCTGCACACCCCCAGCCTCTTCACCGGCGACCGCGGGGACCAGCCGCTGTCCGCCAATGCCCCGTTCACGCTTTTCATTGACAAGACCACGGGCAGCTTCCTGTGCACTGCCACCCTGGCCGAGGGCACCTGGCAGGACTTCCAGGCTAACGTGGAAATGCGGCACCATGGCGTTACCCCCATTCCCCCCGCCAACTCGGAGGAGACGGAGGAGGAAATGCGACAGGCTCGCGAGGATGCCCGCTGCATCTGGGAACGGGCTCTGCcgctctgggagctgctggatgagAAGGAGACCAAGGAGACCAAGGCTTTGTTTGGTATCTCCCAGGTGACAGATGCCACCTTGAAACGTTTCGGTGTGCGTTATCTGAGGGCTGCCAGGTCTCTCGTCTTCCCCTGGTTCAGTCCTCAAGATGCGACCCTGAAGGGCCTGAAGCTCCTGAGGGTGGAGAAAAAGGGGGGCACAAAAACTTACGTGGAAGAGACATTACCCCGCTTCGATTCCTATCGCAATCTTTTTGGGCTGCCCCTGATAGGCCGCCGAGACACAGAGCTAGTGTTAACCGGCTGGGAGCTGgatgccctggccctgcaccaAGCTGCAGGAGtggccagcctggccctgccgCGGGgtgccagctccctgcctcCCACCCTTCTTCCCTACCTGGAGCAGTTCAAGCGCATCACGCTGTGGCTCGGCGAGGACTTGCGCTCCTGGGAAGCTGCCAAGCTCTTTGCTCGCAAGCTGAGCCTCAAGCGCTGCTCTCTGGTGCGCCCTGGCAACCTGCAGCCCCGGCCCTTGGAGGCTCTGAACCAGGGCCTGAACGTCACCAAAATCCTGCGTTCTGCCCTGCTTGCCAGCCACAAATCCATCATCTCCTTCCGGCAGCTGCGCGAGGAGGTGTTCGGGGAGCTGGTGAACACTGAACAGGTGTCTGGTGTCAAGTGGGCACGTTTCCCTGAGCTCAACAAGCTCCTCAAAGGGCACCGCAGAGGGGAGCTCACCATCTTCACAG GCCCAACGGGCAGTGGGAAGACCACGTTTATCAGCGAGTATGCACTGGACCTGTGCATGCAGGGCGTGTGCACACTGTGGGGCAGCTTTGAGATCAACAACGTCCGTCTGGCCAAAATCATGCTGACACAGTTTGCTGGCCGGCGCCTGGAGGACCAGCTAGAGCTGTATGATGAGTGGGCTGATCGCTTCGAGGAGCTCCCACTCTACTTCATGACCTTCCATGGCCAGCAGAACATCAA GACAGTGATTGACACCATGCAGCACGCAGTCTACATGTACGACATCACCCACGTGGTTGTTGACAATCTCCAGTTCATGATGGGACACGAGCACCTCTCTGTGGACAG GCTCGCTGCCCAGGACTTCATCGTTGGTGCCTTCCGCAAGTTTGCCACGGACAACACGTGCCACATCACCCTGATCATCCATCCTCGCAAGGAGGATGACgagaaggagctgcagacagCCTCCATTTTCGGCTCTGCCAAG GCCAGCCAGGAGGCTGACAACGTCCTGATCCTGCAGGACCGTAAGCTGGTGACTGGGCCAGGGAAGCGCTACCTGCAGGTGTCCAAGAATCGCTTTGACGGGGACGTGGGTATCTTCCCTCTGGAGTTCAGCAAGGCCTCGCTCTCCTTCTCATCTTCCAAAAGCAAGGTCAGGCTGAAGAAgatgaaggaggagaaggagattTTAGCCAACAAAATCGTGGAGGGAGGCTCAGGAGCCTCCAAGAAGCCATGA
- the TWNK gene encoding twinkle mtDNA helicase isoform X2: MALVPLRPGRAASRLLPLLCGGARSKGASLCPGAPGRLGQRRYKKGVLPSPDGPAPSVSITEIRQYLRAQDIPFHDGYSCLHTPSLFTGDRGDQPLSANAPFTLFIDKTTGSFLCTATLAEGTWQDFQANVEMRHHGVTPIPPANSEETEEEMRQAREDARCIWERALPLWELLDEKETKETKALFGISQVTDATLKRFGVRYLRAARSLVFPWFSPQDATLKGLKLLRVEKKGGTKTYVEETLPRFDSYRNLFGLPLIGRRDTELVLTGWELDALALHQAAGVASLALPRGASSLPPTLLPYLEQFKRITLWLGEDLRSWEAAKLFARKLSLKRCSLVRPGNLQPRPLEALNQGLNVTKILRSALLASHKSIISFRQLREEVFGELVNTEQVSGVKWARFPELNKLLKGHRRGELTIFTGPTGSGKTTFISEYALDLCMQGVCTLWGSFEINNVRLAKIMLTQFAGRRLEDQLELYDEWADRFEELPLYFMTFHGQQNIKTVIDTMQHAVYMYDITHVVVDNLQFMMGHEHLSVDRLAAQDFIVGAFRKFATDNTCHITLIIHPRKEDDEKELQTASIFGSAKDRKLVTGPGKRYLQVSKNRFDGDVGIFPLEFSKASLSFSSSKSKVRLKKMKEEKEILANKIVEGGSGASKKP, encoded by the exons ATGGCGCTGGTGCCCCTGCGGCCCGGGAGAGCCGCCAGCCGCCTGCTGCCGCTGCTGTGCGGGGGGGCCAGGAGCAAGGGAGCCTCGCTGTGCCCCGGCGCGCCGGGCCGCCTCGGCCAGCGGCGCTACAAGAAGGGCGTGCTGCCCTCCCCCGACGGGCCCGCGCCCTCCGTCTCCATCACCGAGATCCGCCAGTACCTGCGGGCGCAGGACATCCCCTTCCACGATGGGTACAGCTGCCTGCACACCCCCAGCCTCTTCACCGGCGACCGCGGGGACCAGCCGCTGTCCGCCAATGCCCCGTTCACGCTTTTCATTGACAAGACCACGGGCAGCTTCCTGTGCACTGCCACCCTGGCCGAGGGCACCTGGCAGGACTTCCAGGCTAACGTGGAAATGCGGCACCATGGCGTTACCCCCATTCCCCCCGCCAACTCGGAGGAGACGGAGGAGGAAATGCGACAGGCTCGCGAGGATGCCCGCTGCATCTGGGAACGGGCTCTGCcgctctgggagctgctggatgagAAGGAGACCAAGGAGACCAAGGCTTTGTTTGGTATCTCCCAGGTGACAGATGCCACCTTGAAACGTTTCGGTGTGCGTTATCTGAGGGCTGCCAGGTCTCTCGTCTTCCCCTGGTTCAGTCCTCAAGATGCGACCCTGAAGGGCCTGAAGCTCCTGAGGGTGGAGAAAAAGGGGGGCACAAAAACTTACGTGGAAGAGACATTACCCCGCTTCGATTCCTATCGCAATCTTTTTGGGCTGCCCCTGATAGGCCGCCGAGACACAGAGCTAGTGTTAACCGGCTGGGAGCTGgatgccctggccctgcaccaAGCTGCAGGAGtggccagcctggccctgccgCGGGgtgccagctccctgcctcCCACCCTTCTTCCCTACCTGGAGCAGTTCAAGCGCATCACGCTGTGGCTCGGCGAGGACTTGCGCTCCTGGGAAGCTGCCAAGCTCTTTGCTCGCAAGCTGAGCCTCAAGCGCTGCTCTCTGGTGCGCCCTGGCAACCTGCAGCCCCGGCCCTTGGAGGCTCTGAACCAGGGCCTGAACGTCACCAAAATCCTGCGTTCTGCCCTGCTTGCCAGCCACAAATCCATCATCTCCTTCCGGCAGCTGCGCGAGGAGGTGTTCGGGGAGCTGGTGAACACTGAACAGGTGTCTGGTGTCAAGTGGGCACGTTTCCCTGAGCTCAACAAGCTCCTCAAAGGGCACCGCAGAGGGGAGCTCACCATCTTCACAG GCCCAACGGGCAGTGGGAAGACCACGTTTATCAGCGAGTATGCACTGGACCTGTGCATGCAGGGCGTGTGCACACTGTGGGGCAGCTTTGAGATCAACAACGTCCGTCTGGCCAAAATCATGCTGACACAGTTTGCTGGCCGGCGCCTGGAGGACCAGCTAGAGCTGTATGATGAGTGGGCTGATCGCTTCGAGGAGCTCCCACTCTACTTCATGACCTTCCATGGCCAGCAGAACATCAA GACAGTGATTGACACCATGCAGCACGCAGTCTACATGTACGACATCACCCACGTGGTTGTTGACAATCTCCAGTTCATGATGGGACACGAGCACCTCTCTGTGGACAG GCTCGCTGCCCAGGACTTCATCGTTGGTGCCTTCCGCAAGTTTGCCACGGACAACACGTGCCACATCACCCTGATCATCCATCCTCGCAAGGAGGATGACgagaaggagctgcagacagCCTCCATTTTCGGCTCTGCCAAG GACCGTAAGCTGGTGACTGGGCCAGGGAAGCGCTACCTGCAGGTGTCCAAGAATCGCTTTGACGGGGACGTGGGTATCTTCCCTCTGGAGTTCAGCAAGGCCTCGCTCTCCTTCTCATCTTCCAAAAGCAAGGTCAGGCTGAAGAAgatgaaggaggagaaggagattTTAGCCAACAAAATCGTGGAGGGAGGCTCAGGAGCCTCCAAGAAGCCATGA